A window of the Streptomyces albireticuli genome harbors these coding sequences:
- a CDS encoding alkaline phosphatase family protein: MTASFALAATSLGLWASESSAAAAVPTPDHVVVVVFENHAYGQVIGTSGAPYINSLVSGGANLTSSYAETHPSQPNYYALFSGDTQGVTDDSCVTPGFSDEPNLASELISAGKTWASYNESLPSEGSTVCKSGKYAQKHNPWFGFGNVPTGTAHTMSAFPTDYTKLPTVSFVVPNLCSDMHDCSVRTGDTWLKNNLKGYADWAKTHNSLLLITFDEDNRLSGNRIPTVLYGQPVKEGATSGTTYNHYDVLRTIEDMYGTSHAGQAANAKDITGIWNS; the protein is encoded by the coding sequence CTGACCGCGTCCTTCGCGCTCGCCGCCACGTCCCTGGGCCTGTGGGCCTCCGAGTCCTCGGCCGCGGCGGCCGTGCCCACGCCCGACCACGTCGTGGTCGTCGTCTTCGAGAACCACGCCTACGGCCAGGTCATCGGGACCTCCGGCGCCCCGTACATCAACTCCCTGGTCTCCGGGGGCGCCAACCTGACGAGCTCGTACGCCGAGACGCACCCCAGCCAGCCGAACTACTACGCGCTCTTCTCGGGTGACACCCAGGGCGTCACCGACGACAGCTGCGTCACCCCCGGCTTCAGCGACGAGCCCAACCTCGCCTCCGAGCTCATCTCCGCCGGCAAGACCTGGGCCAGCTACAACGAGTCCCTGCCGAGCGAGGGCTCGACCGTGTGCAAGAGCGGCAAGTACGCGCAGAAGCACAACCCTTGGTTCGGCTTCGGGAACGTGCCCACCGGCACCGCGCACACCATGAGCGCCTTCCCCACCGACTACACGAAGCTGCCCACGGTCTCCTTCGTCGTCCCGAACCTCTGTAGTGACATGCACGACTGTTCCGTGCGCACCGGCGACACCTGGCTGAAGAACAACCTCAAGGGCTACGCCGACTGGGCCAAGACCCACAACAGCCTGCTCCTCATCACCTTCGACGAGGACAACCGGCTGAGCGGCAACCGCATCCCGACCGTCCTGTACGGGCAGCCCGTCAAGGAGGGCGCCACGTCGGGGACGACCTACAACCACTACGACGTGCTGCGCACCATCGAGGACATGTACGGCACCTCACACGCCGGACAGGCCGCGAACGCCAAGGACATCACCGGCATCTGGAACAGCTGA
- a CDS encoding MFS transporter, translated as MYVADSRTTPDRTPDHPDTAGRRPLPGRRAAAVPGAVLALGTVSLVTDVSSEMVAAVLPLYLVAELGLSPLGFGLLDGVYNGVSALVRLVGGRLSDRGGGPKAVALAGYGLSALCKPLLLVAHSMPLIGAVLAADRTGKGLRTAPRDAMISLACEPGARGRAFGVHRAMDTAGALLGPLVAFMILRAAAGGYDAVFTVSGCVAVLGVLVLLLFVPGRTAAPPGPAPGVGRAPLRAVLRRPAVRRLTGCAVLLGLTTVSDSFLYLTLQRRLGLSEAWFPLLPLGTASAFLLLAVPLGVVADRVGRRRLFLCGHLALLAAYGLLVAPLGESAALCCLVLALHGSFYAATDGVLAAATADAVPSAVRGTGLAVVQTGQAAARFVCSIAFGAAWTVWGDRTALGAAAAGLVVSTAAGALLLRPAPAEFPPTSHRSPSVEP; from the coding sequence GTGTACGTCGCGGACAGCCGCACCACCCCGGACCGCACCCCGGACCACCCCGACACCGCCGGCCGGCGACCCCTCCCCGGCCGGCGGGCCGCGGCCGTCCCCGGCGCCGTGCTCGCCCTGGGCACCGTCAGCCTGGTCACCGACGTCTCCTCGGAGATGGTGGCCGCCGTCCTGCCGCTCTACCTGGTGGCCGAACTCGGCCTGTCCCCGCTCGGATTCGGCCTTCTGGACGGCGTCTACAACGGCGTCAGCGCGCTCGTACGCCTCGTGGGCGGCAGGCTCTCCGACCGGGGCGGCGGACCCAAGGCCGTGGCGCTGGCCGGGTACGGGCTCTCCGCCCTCTGCAAGCCCCTGCTGCTCGTCGCGCACAGCATGCCGCTGATCGGCGCCGTGCTGGCCGCCGACCGCACCGGCAAGGGGCTGCGCACGGCGCCGCGCGACGCGATGATCTCGCTCGCCTGCGAACCCGGCGCCCGGGGCCGGGCGTTCGGTGTGCACCGGGCGATGGACACCGCGGGCGCGCTGCTCGGACCGCTCGTGGCGTTCATGATCCTGCGGGCCGCCGCGGGCGGCTACGACGCCGTCTTCACCGTCAGCGGCTGCGTGGCCGTCCTCGGCGTCCTCGTCCTCCTGCTGTTCGTACCCGGCCGGACCGCCGCACCACCGGGCCCGGCACCCGGGGTGGGAAGGGCGCCGCTGCGCGCCGTGCTGCGCCGTCCCGCCGTCCGCCGGCTGACCGGCTGCGCCGTGCTGCTGGGCCTGACCACGGTCAGCGACTCCTTCCTCTACCTCACCCTGCAACGGCGCCTGGGCCTGTCCGAGGCGTGGTTCCCCCTGCTGCCCCTGGGAACGGCCTCCGCCTTCCTCCTGCTGGCCGTTCCCCTGGGCGTCGTCGCCGACCGAGTGGGACGCCGGAGGCTCTTCCTCTGCGGCCATCTCGCGCTCCTGGCGGCCTACGGCCTGCTCGTCGCCCCGCTCGGCGAGTCCGCGGCGCTCTGCTGCCTCGTCCTCGCGCTGCACGGGAGCTTCTACGCGGCCACCGACGGCGTCCTGGCCGCCGCGACCGCCGACGCCGTGCCGAGCGCGGTACGGGGCACCGGGCTGGCGGTGGTGCAGACCGGTCAGGCCGCCGCCCGGTTCGTCTGCTCGATCGCGTTCGGGGCGGCCTGGACCGTCTGGGGCGACCGCACGGCGCTGGGCGCCGCGGCCGCCGGGCTCGTCGTGTCCACCGCCGCCGGCGCCCTCCTGCTGCGTCCCGCACCC